The proteins below are encoded in one region of Ciona intestinalis unplaced genomic scaffold, KH HT001201.1, whole genome shotgun sequence:
- the LOC100176477 gene encoding uncharacterized protein LOC100176477 isoform X1: MLYSHWLLLMYLLYSFTTCTMTKRVLDHRRVHNQQRSHGRHHHRRKTSASPVTRLDELLRGPSVSYVQHQSLNPKQLETQKSLKNELKKLERRTRWVPPVPCLNCRSGYSLYSSPRNYGPNQVLYLQRLVQKLNSDVGRLHTSVDSLIRWKSSAEHNVQRLEEQIETMNEQLSDHNHSDRTNIGSQSTATNNNFDQSRQVQALQTMVIELQSSVRSLQQQQLQQAHIPDSGSNTNHVVAVNSNNDEGTPASVDTGVNDLLNLHGRRLNSHDNVLRKTSIDITSLQHHLVSILSKNSKQDRQISFLRSVCSNTTTSVASIPHMIATENDGGIGPGQSRSIENLRRSYQTQEREINLLKRKVSESQSCCRDVVTLSRRLDSTVAHVEEARIRADESMAVIVLQDHKVNEVVGKLDRQRVVIQRLQESVRNQQHSLSVMNRNIRDSLNRRTQRINETLFANITAFMTSFENRVHNRWSAMSTQLERNNNTLQTVGQYLDQVSQQTSENSQYIEELETKLLEHVNQAGNNVTLVAQRLNMNERTLIGMMSRLNEIGNLAKVQRKAVENRIKNAETKILLLEDNLTHLGDSPESSSSVEESVVFLNSSFHRLRSALHRLSNRVDGVNTAVHKHSATDRRTKNRFSRIHSLIKEQNERSNNESMLLRRMINSDADSLRHTVALRLSLLSSHISNITSSVTDIASQRDTLYDHIMSVEQSLNLSLNRLQRNTDHIQVNLDLNHERMKTNDSDLRRKIYLLNETMNELVAQSQNGLHENLMEITNILNTRVTSVHRNFTNLSSNLEAVQRSLGDAETNINNVTNHYHDMRNHMNIVKGNVEELMTSQHDLQTRLRTVDQTVHNQMINISLNQENINLNKQLALNLHSGCQEERNATRQFEKSVQEQFKQIGENVARNQLTINSRLTTVSNKVVEVKTSLHDVTSLHNTRLMSLESLNGSWIPLFGNCNNNLALVRDDIRALQRTDGNFQVSLELHERALIEHRRLHTNLSAISEDVSSVINEHEVALHSVKGVVLQLNETLVEGEERIGEEIEAQLKRHMREVVGLRGIMRNFTSIVQTMISNRLDQEISIASVRMHQRGLVETVDSHTASLDRLNHDNIQIKSEIAGVGADTENNLRKITNLIRIFDR, encoded by the exons TTGTACAGTTCACCACGAAACTATGGACCAAACCAAGTGCTGTATCTGCAACGTCTTGTACAAAAACTGAACTCAGATGTCGGCAGGTTACATACGTCTGTAGATAGTTTAATAAGATGGAAGTCAAGTGCTGAGCATAATGTACAACGTTTGGAAGAGCAGATAGAGACAATGAATGAACAGTTATCAG ATCATAATCACTCAGATAGAACAAACATTGGAAGTCAATCAACAGcaacaaataacaattttgACCAATCAAGGCAAGTACAAGCTCTTCAAACCATGGTTATTGAGTTGCAAAGTTCTGTCAGGAgtctacaacaacaacaactacaacagGCGCATATTCCAGATAGTGGTTCAAACACAAACCATGTTGTTGCAGTAAACAGCAATAATGATGAag gcACACCTGCTTCAGTAGATACTGGTGTAAACGATTTACTCAACTTGCATGGGAGGCGTTTAAATTCTCATGATAATGTTTTACGCAAAACCTCAATTGACATTACAAGTCTTCAACATCATCTTGTCAGCATACTCAGCAAAAATTCGAAACAAGATCGTCAAATTTCTTTTCTTCGATCTGTCTGTTCTAACACTACAACATCTGTGGCTTCG ATACCACACATGATTGCAACTGAGAATGATGGTGGAATAGGACCTGGTCAAAGCAGGTCAATTGAAAATTTACGAAGATCATATCAAACTCAAGAACGTGAAATTAATTTGCTGAAACGCAAAGTTTCTGAATCACAATCTTGTTGTAGAGACGTGGTAACTTTATCTCGGCGACTGGATAGCACCGTTGCACATGTAGAAGAG GCTCGAATAAGAGCAGATGAAAGCATGGCTGTCATTGTATTACAAGATCACAAAGTAAATGAAGTGGTTGGGAAACTTGATAGACAACGTGTTGTTATTCAGCGTCTTCAAGAATCTGTTCGCAACCAACAGCATTCATTGTCTGTTATGAATAGAAACATTAGAG atTCACTGAATCGTCGAACTCAGCGAATAAACGAGACTTTGTTTGCAAACATAACTGCTTTCATGACATCATTTGAAAATCGAGTTCACAACAGATGGTCCGCCATGTCTACTCAGTTGGAACGTAACAACAATACTTTGCAAACTGTTGGACAATATCTTGATCAAGTGAGTCAACAGACGAGTGAAAATAGTCAGTACATTGAAGAGTTGGAGACAAAGTTACTGGAGCATGTTAACCAAGCTGGAAACAATGTGACTCTTGTTGCACAAAG attaaatatgaatgaacgAACTTTAATTGGTATGATGTCACGCTTGAATGAGATTGGAAATCTTGCCAAAGTGCAACGAAAAGCTgtggaaaatagaataaaaaatgctgaaacaaaaattcttTTACTTGAAGATAATTTAACACATTT GGGCGATTCACCCGAATCATCTTCTTCAGTAGAAGAGtcagttgtgtttttaaacagctCCTTTCATCGTCTTCGTTCTGCTCTTCACCGTTTATCCAACAGGGTGGATGGAGTTAACACAGCTGTTCATAAACATAGTGCAACAGATAGGAGGACCAAGAATCGATTTtcg agaattcattcattaataaaagaacaaaatgaAAGATCAAACAACGAATCCATGTTGTTGCGTCGAATGATAAACAGTGATGCTGACTCACTACGACACACTGTGGCTTTACGGTTATCTTTATTATCAAGTCATATAAGCAATATCACGTCCTCTGTTACTGACATCGCTAGCCAACGTGACACTTTGTACGATCACATCATGAGTGTTGAGCAATCTCTTAATCTTTCATTAAACAGACTTCAAAGAAACACAGATCATATTCAAGTTAACCTG gacctcaaccatgaaagaatgaaaacaaatgATTCTGATCTAAGAAGAAAAATTTAccttttaaatgaaacaatgAATGAGCTTGTTGCTCAAAGTCAAAATGGACTCCATGAAAATTTAAtggaaataacaaatattttaaacacaag GGTAACATCAGTACATCGCAATTTTACGAATCTAAGTTCTAATCTGGAAGCTGTTCAGCGAAGTTTGGGAGATGCCgagacaaatataaataatgtcaCGAATCATTATCATGACATGAGAAATCATATGAACATTGTGAAAGGCAATGTTGAAGAactaatgacatcacaacatgaTCTGCAAACCAG ATTACGCACTGTGGATCAAACAGTACATAATCAAATGATTAACATTTCTTTGAATCAAGAAAACATCAATCTAAACAAACAACTTGCTTTAAATCTTCACTCAG GTTGTCAAGAAGAACGAAATGCAACAAGACAGTTTGAAAAGTCTGTTCAAGAACAATTTAAACAGATTGGTGAAAATGTTGCTAGAAATCAACTGACCATTAATTCAAGGTTAACAACTGTATCGAATAAG GTGGTTGAAGTTAAAACTTCTCTACATGATGTCACTTCTCTGCATAACACACGTTTGATGTCACTTGAATCATTAAATGGAAGTTGGATTCCATTATTTGGAAACTGCAACAATAATCTTGCTTTAGTCAGAG ATGATATTAGAGCATTACAAAGAACAGATGGAAATTTTCAAGTATCTTTGGAGTTACATGAGCGAGCTTTAATAGAACACAGAAGACTACATACCAATCTAAGTGCTATATCTGAAGAT GTTAGCAGTGTAATAAATGAACATGAGGTTGCACTTCATTCTGTAAAAGGAGTCGTCTTGCAATTGAATGAAACTCTTGTGGAAGGTGAAGAACGGATAGGGGAAGAAATTGAAGCTCAATTGAAGCGCCACATGAGGGAAGTAGTGGGTTTGCGTGGAATCATGCGGAACTTTACATCTATTGTACAAACTATGATAAGCAATCGACTTGATCAA GAAATATCAATTGCATCAGTACGAATGCATCAGCGTGGTCTTGTTGAGACTGTGGACAGCCACACTGCGTCTTTGGATCGACTCAATCACGATAATATTCAGATTAAATCTGAAATTGCTGGTGTTGGTGCAGACACTGAAaacaatttaagaaaaattacAAATCTGATAAGGATTTTTGACAGGTAA
- the LOC100176477 gene encoding uncharacterized protein LOC100176477 isoform X2, producing the protein MLYSHWLLLMYLLYSFTTCTMTKRVLDHRRVHNQQRSHGRHHHRRKTSASPVTRLDELLRGPSVSYVQHQSLNPKQLETQKSLKNELKKLERRTRWVPPVPCLNCRSGYSLYSSPRNYGPNQVLYLQRLVQKLNSDVGRLHTSVDSLIRWKSSAEHNVQRLEEQIETMNEQLSDRTNIGSQSTATNNNFDQSRQVQALQTMVIELQSSVRSLQQQQLQQAHIPDSGSNTNHVVAVNSNNDEGTPASVDTGVNDLLNLHGRRLNSHDNVLRKTSIDITSLQHHLVSILSKNSKQDRQISFLRSVCSNTTTSVASIPHMIATENDGGIGPGQSRSIENLRRSYQTQEREINLLKRKVSESQSCCRDVVTLSRRLDSTVAHVEEARIRADESMAVIVLQDHKVNEVVGKLDRQRVVIQRLQESVRNQQHSLSVMNRNIRDSLNRRTQRINETLFANITAFMTSFENRVHNRWSAMSTQLERNNNTLQTVGQYLDQVSQQTSENSQYIEELETKLLEHVNQAGNNVTLVAQRLNMNERTLIGMMSRLNEIGNLAKVQRKAVENRIKNAETKILLLEDNLTHLGDSPESSSSVEESVVFLNSSFHRLRSALHRLSNRVDGVNTAVHKHSATDRRTKNRFSRIHSLIKEQNERSNNESMLLRRMINSDADSLRHTVALRLSLLSSHISNITSSVTDIASQRDTLYDHIMSVEQSLNLSLNRLQRNTDHIQVNLDLNHERMKTNDSDLRRKIYLLNETMNELVAQSQNGLHENLMEITNILNTRVTSVHRNFTNLSSNLEAVQRSLGDAETNINNVTNHYHDMRNHMNIVKGNVEELMTSQHDLQTRLRTVDQTVHNQMINISLNQENINLNKQLALNLHSGCQEERNATRQFEKSVQEQFKQIGENVARNQLTINSRLTTVSNKVVEVKTSLHDVTSLHNTRLMSLESLNGSWIPLFGNCNNNLALVRDDIRALQRTDGNFQVSLELHERALIEHRRLHTNLSAISEDVSSVINEHEVALHSVKGVVLQLNETLVEGEERIGEEIEAQLKRHMREVVGLRGIMRNFTSIVQTMISNRLDQEISIASVRMHQRGLVETVDSHTASLDRLNHDNIQIKSEIAGVGADTENNLRKITNLIRIFDR; encoded by the exons TTGTACAGTTCACCACGAAACTATGGACCAAACCAAGTGCTGTATCTGCAACGTCTTGTACAAAAACTGAACTCAGATGTCGGCAGGTTACATACGTCTGTAGATAGTTTAATAAGATGGAAGTCAAGTGCTGAGCATAATGTACAACGTTTGGAAGAGCAGATAGAGACAATGAATGAACAGTTATCAG ATAGAACAAACATTGGAAGTCAATCAACAGcaacaaataacaattttgACCAATCAAGGCAAGTACAAGCTCTTCAAACCATGGTTATTGAGTTGCAAAGTTCTGTCAGGAgtctacaacaacaacaactacaacagGCGCATATTCCAGATAGTGGTTCAAACACAAACCATGTTGTTGCAGTAAACAGCAATAATGATGAag gcACACCTGCTTCAGTAGATACTGGTGTAAACGATTTACTCAACTTGCATGGGAGGCGTTTAAATTCTCATGATAATGTTTTACGCAAAACCTCAATTGACATTACAAGTCTTCAACATCATCTTGTCAGCATACTCAGCAAAAATTCGAAACAAGATCGTCAAATTTCTTTTCTTCGATCTGTCTGTTCTAACACTACAACATCTGTGGCTTCG ATACCACACATGATTGCAACTGAGAATGATGGTGGAATAGGACCTGGTCAAAGCAGGTCAATTGAAAATTTACGAAGATCATATCAAACTCAAGAACGTGAAATTAATTTGCTGAAACGCAAAGTTTCTGAATCACAATCTTGTTGTAGAGACGTGGTAACTTTATCTCGGCGACTGGATAGCACCGTTGCACATGTAGAAGAG GCTCGAATAAGAGCAGATGAAAGCATGGCTGTCATTGTATTACAAGATCACAAAGTAAATGAAGTGGTTGGGAAACTTGATAGACAACGTGTTGTTATTCAGCGTCTTCAAGAATCTGTTCGCAACCAACAGCATTCATTGTCTGTTATGAATAGAAACATTAGAG atTCACTGAATCGTCGAACTCAGCGAATAAACGAGACTTTGTTTGCAAACATAACTGCTTTCATGACATCATTTGAAAATCGAGTTCACAACAGATGGTCCGCCATGTCTACTCAGTTGGAACGTAACAACAATACTTTGCAAACTGTTGGACAATATCTTGATCAAGTGAGTCAACAGACGAGTGAAAATAGTCAGTACATTGAAGAGTTGGAGACAAAGTTACTGGAGCATGTTAACCAAGCTGGAAACAATGTGACTCTTGTTGCACAAAG attaaatatgaatgaacgAACTTTAATTGGTATGATGTCACGCTTGAATGAGATTGGAAATCTTGCCAAAGTGCAACGAAAAGCTgtggaaaatagaataaaaaatgctgaaacaaaaattcttTTACTTGAAGATAATTTAACACATTT GGGCGATTCACCCGAATCATCTTCTTCAGTAGAAGAGtcagttgtgtttttaaacagctCCTTTCATCGTCTTCGTTCTGCTCTTCACCGTTTATCCAACAGGGTGGATGGAGTTAACACAGCTGTTCATAAACATAGTGCAACAGATAGGAGGACCAAGAATCGATTTtcg agaattcattcattaataaaagaacaaaatgaAAGATCAAACAACGAATCCATGTTGTTGCGTCGAATGATAAACAGTGATGCTGACTCACTACGACACACTGTGGCTTTACGGTTATCTTTATTATCAAGTCATATAAGCAATATCACGTCCTCTGTTACTGACATCGCTAGCCAACGTGACACTTTGTACGATCACATCATGAGTGTTGAGCAATCTCTTAATCTTTCATTAAACAGACTTCAAAGAAACACAGATCATATTCAAGTTAACCTG gacctcaaccatgaaagaatgaaaacaaatgATTCTGATCTAAGAAGAAAAATTTAccttttaaatgaaacaatgAATGAGCTTGTTGCTCAAAGTCAAAATGGACTCCATGAAAATTTAAtggaaataacaaatattttaaacacaag GGTAACATCAGTACATCGCAATTTTACGAATCTAAGTTCTAATCTGGAAGCTGTTCAGCGAAGTTTGGGAGATGCCgagacaaatataaataatgtcaCGAATCATTATCATGACATGAGAAATCATATGAACATTGTGAAAGGCAATGTTGAAGAactaatgacatcacaacatgaTCTGCAAACCAG ATTACGCACTGTGGATCAAACAGTACATAATCAAATGATTAACATTTCTTTGAATCAAGAAAACATCAATCTAAACAAACAACTTGCTTTAAATCTTCACTCAG GTTGTCAAGAAGAACGAAATGCAACAAGACAGTTTGAAAAGTCTGTTCAAGAACAATTTAAACAGATTGGTGAAAATGTTGCTAGAAATCAACTGACCATTAATTCAAGGTTAACAACTGTATCGAATAAG GTGGTTGAAGTTAAAACTTCTCTACATGATGTCACTTCTCTGCATAACACACGTTTGATGTCACTTGAATCATTAAATGGAAGTTGGATTCCATTATTTGGAAACTGCAACAATAATCTTGCTTTAGTCAGAG ATGATATTAGAGCATTACAAAGAACAGATGGAAATTTTCAAGTATCTTTGGAGTTACATGAGCGAGCTTTAATAGAACACAGAAGACTACATACCAATCTAAGTGCTATATCTGAAGAT GTTAGCAGTGTAATAAATGAACATGAGGTTGCACTTCATTCTGTAAAAGGAGTCGTCTTGCAATTGAATGAAACTCTTGTGGAAGGTGAAGAACGGATAGGGGAAGAAATTGAAGCTCAATTGAAGCGCCACATGAGGGAAGTAGTGGGTTTGCGTGGAATCATGCGGAACTTTACATCTATTGTACAAACTATGATAAGCAATCGACTTGATCAA GAAATATCAATTGCATCAGTACGAATGCATCAGCGTGGTCTTGTTGAGACTGTGGACAGCCACACTGCGTCTTTGGATCGACTCAATCACGATAATATTCAGATTAAATCTGAAATTGCTGGTGTTGGTGCAGACACTGAAaacaatttaagaaaaattacAAATCTGATAAGGATTTTTGACAGGTAA
- the LOC100181145 gene encoding zinc finger protein ZIC 1-like: protein MYSNVMVDRPYAAYDPRASLTAHASFLQGHQQPIDSKSYSMANHPSASYYPGYGMIPHFAQSLESHLQGMHNFNSRENFHPVQYPTHSTLTNPIACKWRNVKNGGRSCDVIFHDMHELVNHVTRDHVGGMDQTDHTCYWEDCSRKRKGFKAKYKLVNHIRVHTGEKPFVCPFPDCGKTFGRSENLKIHQRTHTGERPFPCKFPGCERRFANSSDRKKHSYMHNTEKLYACKYEGCDRSYTHPSSLRKHIRMHESNGDVIDKGSIHSPTSSCGSVEDVAREQNSIENNFVQTYLPPRFTSSPIHAPLATYDASESLKQKFPPIEKQAKSTEHFINHGQDMTSSLPQLNLNTASTEDCYNEYQFPQNSNSLPKSLMPAYFDVPAHCTAHFVA, encoded by the exons ATGTATTCTAATGTAATGGTTGATCGTCCCTATGCAGCATATGATCCAAGAGCAAGTCTAACAGCTCACGCATCGTTTCTTCAAGGACACCAACAACCCATTGATTCCAAGTCTTACTCGATGGCTAATCATCCAAGTGCGTCATATTACCCAGGATATGGGATGATTCCTCATTTTGCTCAATCCTTGGAGTCTCACCTTCAAGGAATGCACAACTTCAACAGTAGAGAAAATTTTCATCCAGTGCAATATCCGACGCATTCGACTCTCACGAATCCGATTGCTTGCAAGTGGAGAAATGTTAAGAATGGCGGTCGctcgtgtgacgtcatatttcaCGATATGCACGAGTTGGTAAACCACGTGACACGGGATCACGTGGGTGGTATGGATCAAACCGACCACACCTGCTACTGGGAAGATTGTTCAAGAAAACGCAAAGGTTTCAAAGCAAAGTACAAATTGGTGAATCATATTCGAGTTCATACTGGGGAGAAACCATTTGTTTGCCCTTTTCCTGATTGTGGAAAAACGTTTGGAAGAAGCGAGAATTTAAAAATCCATCAAAGAACCCACACAG GTGAACGACCCTTTCCTTGTAAATTTCCCGGATGTGAAAGACGGTTTGCAAACAGTTCCGATCGTAAGAAGCATAGTTATATGCACAACACTGAAAAACTTTATGCGTGTAAG TACGAAGGTTGCGACCGAAGCTACACTCATCCCAGTTCACTACGTAAGCACATACGTATGCATGAATCCAATGGTGACGTAATCGACAAAGGTTCCATTCATTCTCCCACAAGCTCGTGTGGTTCAGTAGAAGATGTAGCTCGAGAACAAAACTCCATTGAAAATAATTTCGTTCAAACATATTTACCTCCACGATTTACGTCATCGCCGATTCATGCACCTTTAGCCACTTATGATGCTTcagaaagtttaaaacaaaagtttcccCCTATTGAGAAGCAAGCTAAATCCACAGAACATTTTATAAACCACGGACAAGATATGACATCATCTCTACCTCAATTAAACTTGAACACAGCTTCAACCGAAGATTGTTACAACGAATATCAATTTCCTCAAAACTCCAACTCTTTACCTAAATCACTGATGCCCGCATATTTCGATGTCCCTGCTCACTGTACAGCTCACTTCGTTGCTTGA
- the zicl-1 gene encoding zinc finger protein ZIC 4: IFHDMHELVNHVTRDHVGGMDQTDHTCYWEDCSRKRKGFKAKYKLVNHIRVHTGEKPFVCPFPDCGKTFGRSENLKIHHRTHTGERPFPCKFPGCERRFANSSDRKKHSYMHNTEKLYACKYEGCDRSYTHPSSLRKHIRMHESKGDVIDNGSIHSPTSSCGSVDDVAREQNSVENNSVQAYLPPRFTSSPIHAPLAMYDASESLKQKFPLVEKQAKFTEHFINHGQDMTLSLPQKNLNIALNKDCYNDYFLPQYSLSNSIKPAYLDGPSYLPSRVVA, from the exons ATATTTCACGACATGCACGAGTTGGTAAACCACGTGACACGGGATCACGTGGGTGGTATGGATCAAACCGACCACACTTGCTACTGGGAAGATTGTTCAAGAAAACGCAAAGGttttaaagcgaagtacaaaTTGGTGAATCATATTCGAGTTCATACTGGGGAGAAACCATTTGTTTGCCCTTTTCCTGATTGTGGAAAAACGTTTGGAAGAAGCGAGAATTTAAAGATCCATCACAGAACACACACAG GTGAACGACCTTTTCCTTGCAAATTTCCCGGATGTGAAAGACGGTTTGCAAACAGTTCCGATCGTAAGAAGCATAGTTACATGCACAACACTGAAAAACTTTATGCGTGTAAG TACGAAGGTTGCGACCGAAGCTACACTCATCCAAGTTCACTACGTAAGCACATACGTATGCACGAATCCAAAGGTGACGTAATCGACAACGGTTCCATTCATTCTCCCACGAGCTCGTGTGGTTCAGTAGATGATGTAGCTCGAGAACAAAACTCCGTTGAAAATAATTCCGTTCAAGCATATTTACCTCCACGATTTACGTCATCACCGATTCATGCACCTTTAGCCATGTATGATGCTTCAgaaagtttgaaacaaaagtttcCACTTGTTGAGAAGCAAGCTAAATTTAcagaacattttataaatcacGGACAAGATATGACATTATCTCTACCtcaaaaaaatttgaacatAGCTTTAAATAAAGATTGTTACAACGATTATTTTTTACCCCAATACTCGCTTTCTAATTCAATTAAACCTGCTTATCTAGATGGTCCTTCCTATTTACCTTCTCGTGTGGTCGCTTAA